A window from Peromyscus eremicus chromosome 1, PerEre_H2_v1, whole genome shotgun sequence encodes these proteins:
- the LOC131902593 gene encoding LOW QUALITY PROTEIN: ubiquitin carboxyl-terminal hydrolase 29-like (The sequence of the model RefSeq protein was modified relative to this genomic sequence to represent the inferred CDS: inserted 3 bases in 2 codons; deleted 1 base in 1 codon; substituted 2 bases at 2 genomic stop codons): MAPPKLNDFVQIXSKNGSKHIRASQWXEAVIQIVERKQKVNLVVSFQLDGRSRVFQLGDNVAGVVVSCFETGVHHLHLTLKDDTSLPIDKLSSIDVERLKYFLDSFLVSESQQLEQPXESSDPFCRKHQELVCGSMNTTEESGTPLPMKMPISETNSSSSHVEKESGETQSKNRKRKSTSTVEVNEDILEESNPELEKKSKIYDSRNERNEEEKPMALRDQEKLDIWKFEPSFNPNTCLGPNLDNIVLPALIWSESGLKFSQETQIYTYNEVQPPLETYAKQLNIEGFPNLGNTCYMNSILQSVFGIPTFAKDLLTQGIPWEEVSDDDLIKLLSQLLVFKEIEDIEIKGMLLMDVKKSISMVAKTFLGNEQNDALEFLSHCLEQLKVNMEKLNTMWLTEKDNEAERLSPSTYAGTATPKRFVCPVSANFELELQSSIVCEACGEATLNTEVSNYLSVDLHQGTREEPLSIQKSLDLFFTPEKIEHNCAKCKNKNSVLKYTLKRLPRVLIVHLKRYHLTANGLLVKSQQPVEISQYLNVSSHYNENKKPPFSLTDKVPLDDCDVPNVPEGMMPLSQSIPSSNVKNYEKINADGLLDHHTTTKVVNYCDLNEEKILEGSQKMAELLLPNYGNRFHKEFLPQASPQSVGGTQEDTEKDLNKSSKLRDQKDDENSLVDAADESKNVVLGDDPQNYRLVSLVSHVGSSQDSGHYISNVYDFEKQAWLLYSDVQVFEIPEALIQETDLHTGYIFFYMRNELFEWLLKKPLECXLLRTSEERKKNVDHFSPLLNDFTHFLEESILKTHLGQLKTANKTKQTTY; encoded by the exons ATGGCTCCTCCAAAGCTAAATGATTTTGTCCAAATCTGAAGCAAGAACGGCAGCAAGCACATCCGGGCTTCTCAGT AAGAAGCAGTCATCCAAAtagtagaaagaaaacagaaggttAATCTGGTGGTTTCCTTTCAGTTGGATGGAAGGAGCAGGGTTTTTCAGCTGGGTGATAATGTTGCAGGTGTAGTGGttagttgttttgagacaggagtgCATCATCTGCATTTAACTCTGAAAGATGACACTTCC TTACCCATTGACAAGTTATCTTCCATAGATGTTGAAAGGTTGAAGTATTTCCTGGATTCTTTTCTTGTATCTGAATCCCAACAACTTGAGCAACC AGAAAGCAGTGATCCATTTTGCAGGAAGCACCAGGAGCTAGTTTGTGGATCCATGAATACTACAGAAGAAAGTGGGACTCCACTCCCCATGAAGATGCCAATTTCAGAGACAAACTCCAGCAGCAGTCATGTTGAAAAAGAGAGTGgagaaacacagagcaaaaacaggaagagaaaatcaACATCCACTGTAGAAGTGAATGAGGACATTCTTGAAGAAAGTAATCCTGAACTAGAAAAGAAATCCAAGATTTATGACTCCAGGAATGAAAGAAACGAAGAAGAGAAACCAATGGCTTTAAGAGATCAGGAAAAGCTTGACATTTGGAAATTTGAACCTTCATTCAATCCCAACACCTGCTTGGGTCCTAACCTAGATAACATTGTTCTTCCAGCACTAATATGGTCTGAAAGTGGATTAAAGTTTAGCCAGGAGacccaaatatatacatataatgaagTCCAGCCTCCTCTTGAGACTTACGCAAAGCAATTGAACATTGAAGGCTTCCCCAATTTGGGAAATACCTGTTACATGAATTCCATTTTACAATCTGTCTTTGGGATTCCAACCTTTGCAAAGGACTTGCTCACACAAGGTATCCCATGGGAGGAAGTTTCAGATGATGATCTTATCAAGCTCTTAAGCCAACTGCTTGTCTTCAAAGAAATTGAGGATATAGAGATCAAAGGAATGTTACTCATGGATGTGAAGAAATCCATTTCGATGGTTGCAAAAACATTCTTGGGCAATGAACAGAATGATGCCCTTGAATTTCTAAGTCACTGTTTAGAACAGTTGAAAGTGAATATGGAAAAATTGAATACCATGTGGCTCACTGAGAAGGATAATGAAGCTGAGAGATTATCTCCATCAACATATGCTGGGACTGCTACCCCCAAAAGGTTTGTTTGTCCTGTCAGTGCTAATTTTGAATTGGAGCTGCAGAGCTCTATTGTTTGTGAAGCCTGTGGTGAGGCTACTCTCAACACTGAAGTGAGTAATTACCTCTCTGTTGACCTGCACCAAGGGACAAGAGAAGAGCCTCTGTCTATTCAAAAGTCTCTTGATCTTTTCTTTACACCAGAAAAAATTGAGCATAATTGTGCGAAGTGCAAGAACAAGAATTCTGTTCTCAAGTACACTTTGAAGAGGCTCCCCAGGGTCCTCATTGTTCATCTGAAACGCTACCACTTGACCGCTAATGGGTTGTTGGTGAAGAGTCAACAGCCAGTTGAGATTTCTCAGTATCTAAATGTATCTTCCCACTACAATGAAAACAAGAAACcaccattttctttgactgataaggTCCCACTTGATGACTGTGATGTCCCAAATGTCCCTGAAGGGATGATGCCTCTCAGCCAGTCAATACCATCTAGTAATGTGAAGAACTATGAGAAAATTAATGCAGATGGACTGTTAGATCATCACACTACCACTAAGGTTGTCAATTATTGTGATCTTAATGAAGAAAAGATTCTTGAAGGATCTCAAAAAATGGCGGAACTGCTGCTCCCTAATTATGGGAATAGATTCCACAAGGAATTCCTTCCTCAGGCATCACCTCAAAGTGTTGGGGGTACTCAGGAGGACACAGAGAAGGATCTGAATAAGTCTTCAAAATTGAGAGATCAGAAAGATGATGAAAATTCCCTTG TAGATGCTGCTGATGAGTCAAAAAATGTGGTATTGGGAGATGATCCTCAGAATTACAGACTGGTCAGTCTTGTCAGCCATGTTGGGAGCTCCCAAGATTCAGGTCATTATATAAGCAATGTGTATGACTTTGAAAAGCAAGCATGGCTCCTGTACAGTGATGTCCAAGTGTTCGAGATTCCAGAGGCCTTGATTCAAGAGACTGATCTTCACactggatacatttttttttacatgcgAAATGAGCTTTTTGAGTGGCTGTTGAAAAAGCCATTAGAGTGCTAGTTACTTAGAACATCTGAAGAGCGAAAGAAGAATGTGGATCATTTCTCACCATTGCTTAATGACTTTACACACTTCCTAGAAGAATCCATTTTGAAGACTCATTTAGGTCAATTGAAaactgcaaacaaaacaaaacaaacaacatattAG